From a region of the Panicum virgatum strain AP13 chromosome 2K, P.virgatum_v5, whole genome shotgun sequence genome:
- the LOC120695841 gene encoding pathogenesis-related protein 1-like, giving the protein MASPKLACLALAAFAAVLAIITPCAAQEDSPQDFVDPHNAARSNVGAGAVSWDDAVAAYARSYAARRRSYCALVHSGGPYGENIFWGSGGGAGWSASDAVASWVAEKRWYDHGSNSCSAPEGRSCGHYTQVVWRDSTAVGCARVVCDNGGGVFITCNYNPPGNVVGQSPY; this is encoded by the coding sequence ATGGCGTCGCCAAAGCTAGCGTGCCTAGCCCTGGCGGCCTTCGCGGCCGTGCTCGCCATCATCACGCCGTGTGCGGCGCAGGAGGACTCGCCGCAGGACTTCGTGGACCCGCACAACGCGGCGCGGTCCAACGTCGGCGCGGGCGCCGTGTCCTGGGACGACGCCGTGGCGGCGTACGCGCGGAGCtacgcggcgcggcgccggagctACTGCGCGCTGGTGCACTCCGGCGGGCCCTACGGCGAGAACATCTTCtggggctccggcggcggcgccggctggtCGGCGTCCGACGCCGTGGCGTCGTGGGTGGCCGAGAAGCGGTGGTACGACCACGGCAGCAACAGCTGCTCGGCGCCGGAGGGCCGGTCGTGCGGCCACTACACGCAGGTGGTGTGGCGCGACTCCACCGCCGTCGGCTGCGCCCGCGTCGTCTgcgacaacggcggcggcgtcttcaTCACCTGCAACTACAACCCGCCGGGCAACGTCGTCGGCCAGAGCCCCTACTAG